The region CTCGGGACGCTTCAGCTCCTACATCGATTGCAATACGGTGCATACGACGCACGGACGGACCATCGCCTACGCGACCGGGATCAAAATGGCCAACCCCGACAAGCATGTCTTTTGTATCACCGGAGACGGGGACGGATTGGCGATCGGTGGTAACCACACCATCCACGGCTGCCGTCGGAATATCGATATCAATCATATCCTGATCGACAACTTCATCTACGGTCTGACCAATTCCCAGACCTCTCCCACGACTCCCCAGGGTATGTGGACCGTCACGATGAAACGCGGAAATATCGACCCCACCTTCGATGCCTGTAAATTGGCTGATGCAGCGGGAGCCTCCTTTGTCGCACGCGAGAAGGTCAGTGAGCCCCGTAAGCTGGAGAAGGTCTTCGTCGAAGCCTTCAAGCACAAGGGATACTCCTTCGTCGATGTCTTCTCCAACTGCCACATCAACCTGGGCCGGAAGAACAAGATGGCCAATGCGATGGAAAATCTCGACTGGATCGATTCGATCACCGTTTCGAAGAAAAAATACGATGCGATGAGCGAAGAGGAGCGTAAAGGCCTCTTCCCCACCGGCGTCCTCAAAAAGGACGAAGAGGCTCGGGAGTACACCGAGATGTATGAGAAGGTCAAAGAGGCCTGGCAGAACAATACCAAAGTCGAACTGTAAGGAGCAGCCATGTCGAAAATTATCATGCGTTTTACCGGAGTCGGTGGACAGGGAGTGCTCCTGGCCGGCGAAATCTTTGCTGCCGCCAAGATCAAGCAGGGCGGCTACGGGGTCAAAACCGCTACCTATACTTCTCAGGTCCGCGGGGGACCGACCGTGGTGGACATCCAGCTCTCCGATGAGCCGGTTCTCTACCCCTATGCCAACGACGGCGAAGTCGATCTGATGCTCTCCGTGGCCCAGATCAGCTACGACCAGTTCAAAAAAGGGGTCAAAGACGGTGGAGACATCATCATCGACCCCAACCTGGTCACGCCCACCGAAGAGGACAAAAAGCGCTGGAGAATCTATGCCATTCCCGTCATCACCATCGCCAAGGAAGAGGTCGGAAACGTCATTACCCAGTCGGTCGTCGCTCTGGCGGCTGCCAACACCTTCACCCGGGCGCTCGATGACGACCTGCTCATCGAAACCATGCTGAGCAAAGTCCCCCCCAAGGTTCACGAAGCCAACAAAAAAGCCTATGAGCTCGGACGAAAATATGCGATTGAGGCTCTCGAAAAAGGCCCGATGAAATAAGAGGATCTGCGGATCCTCATATTTCGTGTTATGTGTTACGTGCTACGCAATTGTTTTTAACTCTCCAAGCCAAAATCAAAAATTTATAATCCATAATCTTTTCTCTCCCCTTCCTCCATCTTCCATCTCAATTCGACTCGATATAATCTTTTCAATCTTTCTATTTAGGAGTTTTGATGAAGATCCTACTGATCGGTGCGGGAAATATGGGCGGTGCGATGTTGGAAGGCTTGCGGGAGTATGACGTAACCGTGGTGGAAGCCTATGAACCTCGGCGCAAAGAGTTGGCGGCGCTATACCCCAATATCACGCTGCAAAATACGATCCCTCCTTTGGACGGATACGTGGTGCTTCTGGCGATCAAACCTCAGTCTCTGGATGCTCTGGAAGTCGAGGGGAGAGCCGAAGCGCTGATCTCCATCCTGGCGGGAACCCCTTTGGCGAGGCTCAAAGAGAAGATCGATGCCGAGGCCTATATCCGGGCGATGCCCAACATCGCGGCCCTCAAACGTAAATCGGTCACCTCGGTCACCGGTGACGAATCCTTTAAAGAAGAGGCGCTGAAAATTCTCTCCTCCATCGGCAAAGCCATTTGGCTCAACAGCGAAAAAGAGCTAGATATCGCCACGGGCATCGGCGGATCGGCGCCGGCGTGGATGGCGCTGGTGGCCGAGGCTTTGGCCGACGGAGCGGTCAATCTGGGCCTGCCCCGTGCCGTGAGCTATGAGTATGTGGCGGCTTTGATGGACGGGATGGGGGCTTTGTTGGAAGAGGAACATCCCGCGCTGCTCAAAGACAAGGTGATGTCCCCGGGAGGCACTACCGCCGCCGGCTATGCCAAGCTCGAAGAGGGGGGTGTACGCGACAGCTTCATCAAGGCGATGGAAGCGTGCTACCGCAGAAGCCTGGAACTGGGAAAATGATATAATCGCGCCAAAACCAGCCAAGGCAGTGAGCAATGATCGATCTGAAATATCTCCAGAATAATTTTGAAGAGGCTTCGGCCCTTTTGCGCAAAAAGGGGGTCGGTGAAGAGGCCCTGAACCGACTCAAAGAGCGGTTTGAAAAGCTCAAAGAGTTCCAACGTGCCTTCGAAGAGAGCAAAGCGGAGCAGAACCGCCTCTCCAGGCTCTTCGGTCAGTATAAGCGTGAAGGCAAGGATGTGGGCGAACTGCAGGAGCGGGTAGCGTCACTGAAGTCACAGGTTAATGAGCTGCAGGAGCAGGCCCGCGAGGCGGAGAAGGCCCTGGTGGCCCTGGCGATGGGCATCCCCAACTTCCCCGACGAGAGTGTCCCCGAGGGGTTGGACGAAGAGGACAACGTGGAGATCAAACGGGTCCTGGAGCCAAGAGCTTTCGATTTCCAACCCAAAGAGCACTGGGAGTTGGCGGAGCAGAACGGATGGATCGATTTCGAACGGGGGGTCAAGCTGGCCAAGAGCCGTTTCGCCCTGCTCAGAGGGCAGGGGGCGAGGCTCCAGACAGCCCTGATCAATTTTTTCCTCGACCGCAACATCGCCGCCGGCTTCGAAGAGTATGCCGTACCTTTTATGGTCAATTCCGAAATGCTCCGGGGAACGGGGCAGCTGCCGAAATTCGAAGAGGATCTCTTCAAAGTCTGCGATGAGGATCTCTATCTGATCCCCACCGCCGAAGTGCCGCTGACCAACATTTACCACGATGAGATCCTCCCTGCCGAAGAGTTGCCGGTGCTGATGACCGCCTATTCCCCCTGCTTCCGCAAAGAGGCCGGAAGTGCCGGGCGGGATACCCGGGGGATGATCCGCCAGCATCAATTCGCCAAGGTGGAGATGGTGGCCATTACCCGCCCCGAAGAGAGCGACGAGATCTTTCAGAAAATGGTTCAGCAGGCTTCCGACCTGCTCACCGAGCTGGGCTTGCCCCACCGCTGGGTGGAGCTTTGCACCGGTGATCTGGGCTTCTCCGCCGCCCGAACCGTCGACCTGGAGGTTTGGCTACCCGGACAGGGGAAATACCGGGAGATCAGCTCCATCTCCAACACCCGGGATTTCCAGGCTCGCCGCGCCAAGATCCGCTTCAAAGACGGTAAAAAAAACTGGCTGGTCCACACCCTCAACGGCTCAGCCCTGGCCGTCGGCCGAACCCTGGTCGCGATTATGGAGAATTATCAGCAGGCCGATGGAAGCATCGAAATCCCCGAAGCCCTCAAGCCCTACCTATAGCAGGTGCCGATCGTCGGCGCCTGGGGGCACACTACAAAAGACTCTGCAGGCGGATCAATACCCCATACAACTCTGTTTCTCTATAATCCGATCGACTCTTTTTTAATTGCAGTTCCGAGCTGAGGAGATGGTCGTGGATTTTGATCCAGGTGGCCGGTTTGATGCGGGCCGAGAGTGCGGCTTTTTGCTGTTCGACGTGCTTGGGGAGTTTGTAGCCGAGGATCGCCTTGGAATCGGCCACTCCGTGAATGCGGATGTAGGCGTGAAAAAGGAAGATCTGATGGACGAAGAATTGGGTGGCGCGGAGGATCTCATACTCGTTGGCTCCGAGGTCCAGGAGGCGTTCGAGGGTTTCGTCGATGGGTTTTTTGTTGAAGAGGTCGACAAGGAGTTTCTCCACCGCCAGGGGAGCGCTGGAGTAGACGAGTCGGTCGATCTCTTTGGTGCTGACGGGGCACTGGAGGATGGAGAGTTTCTCCAGCTCTTTGGCGGCGAGGGCGAGGTTGTTCTCCAGAAGGGTCAGAAGATGGTTCAGGGCGTAATCATCGATCTGCAACCCGAGCGCTTCGGCTTTGCGCCGGAGTATGGCAACCCCCTCTCTGGGGTTGGGTTCAAAGAAACGCACCCAGATACCCCCCTTTTTCTCCGGAAAACTGCTTTGCATCCCTTTGGCATCCCGTGCCTCTCCCCGAAAATCGAAGAGGAAATAGTTGTCGGGATTCTTTTGGGTCAAAGCGATCAGGGTATCGAGCTCTTTTTTGGGGATTTTCTTGTCCCGCCGGATCAAAAGAAAATTGGTGCCCCCGAAGAGAGAGGATTGGGAGAGATAGCTCCTGGCCCGTTCGAAGTCGTACTCGTCGTGATACATCGCCAACAGAGTCTCCGAGGCATCGAGCTCTTTGCGGTAGCGTTCGATGGTCTCTTCGATGAGGTATGCGTTGTCTCCGTAGAGAAGCACCGCATTGGGAAGGCCCTCTTTGAGCCGCTGTTCGAATTCGCGCTGATACACTATTTTCCTCCTTTCAGGAGGAAAAGTGAGGAGTGAGGAGTAAGGAGTGAGGAACTATCGAATGAGGAATGAGGAATGAGGAATGAGGAATTTTGGTATGCATTGCTTTGCAATGCTTTTTTCTTAATACATAACACGTAGCACGTAACACATATCAAGCGGCGTAGCCGCTCCCCAATGACCAATAACCAATAACCAATAACTAAGCTCACTCTTTCTCCAATTTCCGGATCTGCCTGGCGCGGATGACGGCGAGGGCGATGTCGGCTTCGACGAGTTCCACTTCGATGCGGTCGAAAAGCAGGGCGTCGTATTCGGGGAGTTCTACGACGATGCCTTGCATTTCGCACTTGATGACCGCCTTGGCTCCCTTTTGCGTATCTTCGATATCGATCTCCACGATCTGGGCGGGGAAGTGCTCTCCCAGGTGCCGCTTGGCCCAGCGGGCGAATTTGCGGTCTCTAAAATCCCATTCGGCTTTGGTGGCGTTGCGTTCCAGTTCGCTGACCCGGACACAGAGGGGCTCGATGTTGCGCAGGAGGTACTCTTTGCGCTCCCGGTCCTTTTGCAGGTCAGCTTTGATGAGGCGATGGAGGATCAGGTCGCTGTAACGCCGGATCGGCGAAGTGAAGTGGCTGTATTTGTCAAAGCCCAATCCGAAGTGCCCTACATTGAAGGGGGAGTAGGAGGCCCGGCGCAGGGATTTGATGATCAGGGCGTCCACCTCGGCGCCGAGCCCCATACGCTGAGCTTCTTTCTGGATGGCGCGGATAATGGCGGGAGATTCGCTCTCTTCCGAAACCTCCACATAGATCCCCACCGTGGCCAACTCTTCGAGCAGCTCCTCCATCTTGGCCCGGTCGGGGGCTTCGTGGATCCGGAAGATCGAATCTCCGTCTCCCTCAAAGCGTTTGGCGGCGGCTTTGTTGGCCAGAAGCATACACTCTTCGATAAGGCTGTGGGACGGGGTGCCGGTCTCGATGGTGGTCTCCTTGAGCTCGTGATCGGGATCGATGGCCAGGCGCACCTCGTCGCTGCGGAAGTCGAAGCCTTTTTTGAGCCGTTGGCGTCTCAGGCGTTCGGTGATCTTCTGCAGGGGCAGCAGCCACTCCATAATCTCCGATTCTGTCTCGGTAAATGTGTCCTTTTTCCCTTCGAGTACCGCATCGATCTCATCGTAGTTGAAGCGGCGTTTCGAGTGGATCACCCCCTCGAAAAACTCCTCTTCCAGAGGCTGGAGGGTTTCTGGATCGAGCCGGATCTTGCTGATGAAGGCGAGCCGGTCCACGTGGGGTTTAAGCGAGCAGATATTCTCACTGAGTTCCCTGGGGAGCATCGGGAAGGCTTTGTGGGGTAGGTAAGTGGTGAAGCCCCTCACCTTGGCCTCCTTGTCGATGGGGCTGAAGTAGGGGACGTAGTGGCTCACGTCGGCAATGGCCACATAGAGGGTATGGCTGGCAAGGTCCAGATAGATGGCATCGTCGAAATCCTTGGCGGTGACGGGATCGATGGTGCAGAAGGGCAAATGGCGCAGATCCACGCGCCCCTCGATCTCCTGTGGCTGCACTTCGGCGGGGATCTCGAGGGCCTGCTCCACGCAGTCGGACGGGAACTTTTCCCCCTCACGCCCGTAGAGCAGCAGGCTGATGCGCTCATCTACGCGGGCGTCGCCCAGATGGCCCAGTACCTCTTTGACCTGGGAAGTGGCGGCATCGATCAGCAAAACGGTGCCGACTTTGAAGGCTTTGAGGTCCATCCCCGGCATGATCGCTTCGGTGGGTTCCCCGGTTTTGATATTGCGCACCGAGAAGTTACCTTCTTCGTCCCGATAAGTGTATCCGATGACGATCACATGGGCGGGGCGGGTGACGAGGATCACTTTGGCACTGGGGCGGCCGCGCCGGGCGATGATCCGCTTGACGACCACTTCGTCGCCGTTCTTGGCGTCGCCCAGGTCTCCGGGTTCGATTAGAAGGTCTTTCTCTTCTTTGTCCTCAGCTTCGACGTAGCCTTTGCCCTCCTGGGAGATCCAGAGCCGGCCCACGCGGTAGAGGGACTTCAGGCGCCAGAGTCCATCTTCTCCTTGGACGAGTGCGCCGATCCCTTCGAGGATCTCGTATTTGCTGTAGTCCTCCTCTTCGAGTTCCTGGGGGAGAAAGCCGCGGGTGAGTTGGATACCGAAAGGACTCATCGGAAAATCCCTCTGGGATATTCCGAATTGAGGATTGAGGATTGAGGATTGAGAATTACTTCCCAATGACCAATGACCAATGACCAATGACTAATACGACTCATCACGCCCTCCTTAGTTGATATTTGATCTCTTCGAGGCGTTCAATCCGTTCTTCCGTTGTGGGGTGGGTGCGAAAGAGGTTGGCGACCTGGCCGCCGAGGCCGCTGAAGGGGTTGACGATGAACATATGGGCCGTCGAGGGGTCGGCATCGTGGATCACGGCTCCGCGCCGGGCGTAGTTGTCGAGTTTCGACAGGGCGCTCTGGAGCCATTCGGGATGGCCGGTGATCAGGGCGGCCCCCTTGTCGGCTTCGAATTCCCGGCTGCGGCTGATCGTCATCTGGATGATGGTGGCCGCCAGGGGCATGATGATCATCAGCGCGATGGTGACGATGGGGTTGCGCTCCTCGTCCCGTCCGCCGAAAAACATTCCGAAATTGGCCAGCATACTGATGGCACCGGCGATGGTGGCGGCGACGGTGCCGATAAGCATATCGTAGTGCTTGATGTGGCTGAGCTCGTGGGCGATCACCCCGGCGACCTCCTCTTCGTTGAGCAGGTCGAGCAATCCTTCGGTGACCGCGACGGCGGCGTGCTCATAGTCCCGCCCGGTGGCAAAAGCGTTGGGGACCGGATCGGGAATGATGTAGAGTTTGGGCATGGGAAGCCCCGCTTTGCGCGTCAGGTCCTCGACGATCCGATAGACCTGGGGAGCGTTGCTCTCATCCAGGGGGATGGCGTGGTAATGCGCCAGCACCTGTTTATCACTGTAGTAATAGGCGTAGAAGTTCATTCCCGCCGCGATGAGGAAAGCGAGGATCATTCCCCCCTTCCCGCCGATCAGACCGCCGAACCAGATAAAGAGCAGGGTCAGTCCGATCATCAGAAAATAGGTTTTGAATTTTTCCATATATAAATACTCCTGTAATTTATTCCATAATATATTATTACCGCACCAGGTAAGTATCTCAAACTTTGAAAGAGTGGGAGTAGGTGAGCTGTGAGTAGAGAGATTTGAAGGACTACCCGTAGGTAATTCGAAAAGCTATCTGTTTGCAGATCGCCTACTCCCGCTCTTCCCGAAGGGTGCGATGCTTTTGCCCATACTCTGCGTTAGATTTTTTTTGAATTCGCTTTGGCGAGTCCTGCAAAAATCTGCCTTGATTATGAACAAAATCATTACATCAAAGATTGAGATATTTACCTGGTTCGGTAATAAGCTCGTGGATTATAGTACATTATCTGTCCCGGCAATGCAAGTAGGGTCGCAATGACAGCTCAATGCAAGTGAGCCCGATGACGAAGGCGGCTGTGCTGCCAATCCTCATCCAAAATTGGCTATAATCCCTCCGAAATCACCTGCAAGGAACGACAATGTCACTCAACGTTTATTATGACAAAGACTGCGATATCAACCTCATCAAAAGCAAAACCGTCGCCATGATCGGCTTCGGTAGCCAGGGGCATGCTCATGCCGAAAACCTCCGCGACAGCGGCGTCAACGTCGTCGTGGGCCTCAAGCCCGGCGGCAACAGCTGGAAAAAGGCGGAAGCCAAAGGCTTTGAAGTGCTTCCCGTCGCCGAAGCGACCGCCAAGGCCGACGTCATCATGATCCTGCTGCCCGACGAAACCCAGGCAGAGGTTTACAAAAACGAGATCGAGCCTAACCTCAAGAGCGGTGATACCATCGCTTTCGGCCACGGCTTCAATATCCACTATGGACGGATCAAGCCTGCCGCCGACATCAATGTCATGATGGTCGCTCCCAAGGCTCCCGGCCACACCGTACGCAGCGAATTCGTCAAAGGCGGCGGGATCCCCGATCTGATCGCTGTCTATCAAGATCCCAGCGGTAACACCAAAGAGTTGGCCCTCTCCTACGCCTCCGCCATCGGCGGCGGCCGTACCGCCATCATCGAGACCACCTTCAAAGATGAGACCGAAACCGACCTCTTCGGTGAGCAGGCCGTCCTCTGCGGCGGGGTGACTTCCCTGGTTCAAGCCGGTTTCGAAACCCTGACCGAAGCGGGCTACGCTCCCGAAATGGCTTATTTCGAGTGCCTCCACGAGCTCAAACTCATCGTCGACCTGATGTTCGAAGGCGGCATCGCCGAGATGCGCTACTCCATCTCCAACACCGCCGAGTACGGTGACTACGTCAGCGGCCCCCGGGTCATCAACGAAGAGTCCCGCAAAGCGATGAAGGAGATCCTCAAAGAGATCCAGAACGGCAAATTCGCCAAAGACTTCATCCTCGAAGGTATGGCCGGCTATCCCCGTATGACCGCCGAGCGCAACAATATGAAGGATTCTCTGATCGAGAAGACCGGAGAGAAACTGCGGGCGATGATGCCGTGGATTCAGGCGAACAAGATCGTTGACCAAGAGACAAACTGATCTTTTGCTCCATTTCACCCCATCTTCCGGGGATGAGTTCAGTCAGCTACTTTATGTAGCCTCCTTCTCTCAAACCCCGAAATCTAGGGCAAACTGAAGCAAAATCTTCAGTTTGTCTTTTCTTGATTTGTCTGAATTTCAATTGTTCATAGCCTCCTTCACCCTAACATCCAGATCTCCGGCAAATCGGGATAAAACCTTCAGTGTATCTCTAATCTTTATTACTCCTAAGCTCTTTTACCCAAATCAGAAATCCAGGTACCTCTCGGAAAAATATTCTGTTTGTCTACCTGATTTCACGAGTTCGGTTACTCGGTTGCTCATTACTCGGTTACTAACTCCTCATCCCTCTATTTCATCGTGTCATTTTTGATTTGTGCGTAATGGATTTTGGATAAAATAAGACAATTTCTCAGAAGGGCAAATGTGGGATTGAAGAAAAAGAGATCAGCCAGAGAACGTGCCGTAAAAAAGCGGAGTGAACTGCGTCAGCGAACCCTGCGGCGCTTCGCTCTCTCGGTACTGGGACTGTTGGGAATGAGTACGGTGTTGGGATTGGCACTGCTTGCCGGGGGAGGGGAGACAAAAAGCTCCAGGCCCACTTATTTGGCCCACAAGACATCGACGGTTACTGTAGCTCCGAAACAGCCCTCTTTGGTAGGGGAAGAGTATCCCAAAGAGGATCGAGTGGGATTCGGTCTGGAGGATCTCATCGAAAAGACCCGCAAAAGGGCCAAGGGGAAAAACGAGTCCCCATCCACAAAGGCCACTCCAAAAAAATCATCCTCGCCCGAGTTGGTTCTGATTATCGACGATGTCTCCCAGCCCCGACAGTTGGCGGCTATTCGGAAGCTTCCTTTTCCTGTCACTCCCTCTATTTTCCCTCCTTCTCAGATGAATAAACATACACCGAAATTGGCCAAAGGCCTTAGACACTATATGATCCATTTTCCCCTGGAATCGGGGAGCAAAAAGATGAACCGTTTTGAAAAGACTCTTTTTGTCCGGGATGATCCGGCCAAGGTCCGGAAACGGGTCGAGGAGATCCGACACCTCTTCCCGAGCGCCCGCTTTCTCAACAACCATACCGGCAGCGTCTTCACTTCCAATTACCGGGCGATGTATCGGCTATACGGCTTTTTGAAAAAGGAGGGCTTCATCTTCCTCGATAGCCGGACCAGCGGACATTCCAAGGTACGGAAGATCGCGGCAGAGTATCATATGCCCTACCTTGGAAGGGATGTCTTCCTGGATAATGTCCAGATTCCTCAAGCGGTTCGCACGCAGTTGAAACGGGCGGTTCGCCTGGCCAAAAAGAGAGGCTATGCCATCGCGATCGGACACCCCCATCCGGTGACGCTCAGGGTCTTGAAGCAGGCGGCTTCGCTTTTGAAAGGGGTCAAAGCGGTCTATCTGGATGATTTTTATCGGGAACACTATGGCCGCTGATCTGCTTGAGGAACTCCCCGCAGAGTTCGAAACGCTCAAAAAGCCTCCGGAAAGACTCTGGTACCTGGGGAATCCGGAACTCTTGAAACGGCGCAAAGTCTCCATCGTCGGGACGCGCCGACCTTCGGCCTATACCCGGGAAATGACCCATCGGCTCGCCAAAGAACTCGCGGCAAGAGGTGTAGTGGTGGTCAGCGGAGCCGCTATGGGGGTCGATGCGATCGCCCATCAGGGGGCGGGTCCTGCCTCGACCATTGCGGTGCTGGGGACGGGAGTGGATCTGCGCTATCCGGCTGTCAACGCCCCTTTGATCGAATCGATCGAGAAGGAAGGGCTCCTGCTCAGCCGCTTCGAGCCGGGGATGCGGGCGACCAACTGGAGTTTCGTCGTGCGTAACGAATTGGTCGTGGCCCTGGGGGAAGTCCTGGTGATCACCCAGGCGGATCGACAAAGCGGCTCGATGCGCAGTGCCGAGATCGCCGGGAAATTGGGACGGGAGATTTGGGTCCTGCCGCAACGTCTGGGTGAGAGTGAAGGGACTAATGATCTTTTGAGAGAGGGGGTGGCGAAACCCATCTACAGCATAGAGGAGTTTGCGGATCGCTTCGGCACAGTGCCAGCCAAAGAGCTTCCACTTGATGACTTTTTTTACTTTTGCCAAAAGAATCCGACAGTGGATGAGGTTTTGAACCGCTTTGGAGCGCGGCTCTATGAAGCGGAATTGATGGGAGAAGTGGAGATCAGGGACGGACGGGTTCGTCTGGCCTGAGGAGGGTTATTTCGCTACCGGTTTTGCCGGAGTAGTGTTGTTTTGTTCGTTCCCTTTTTCCGTCTTCATTTTCTCCAGGGTTTTGATCACACCTTCGAGGGTCTCTTCAGGCAGCAAACCCACTTGAGAGGTGACATACTCGCCTTTTGAATTGAAGATGAGTAGAAATGGAATACTCCCTCTCCATTGTGCCCGACGGCTGATGTAATTTACCAGAGGCATCCCGGTACGATAATCAACGACATCATAGTTGATTTTGTGTTTCGTGACGAAGCTTTTCAGGAGATCGGCAGGGGTGTCCTGGACTTCTATCGCCAAGACGGCTAATTTGCCTTTGTACTTCTTGCTGAGGTCGATGTAATGGGGAATGGACATCAGACAGGGAGGACAGTGGGTTCCCCAGAATTCTAGAAAGAGGATCTTCCCCCGATATTCTCGGATATCCAAACCGTTTTCCGTACCCTTGATGTGGAGTCTCTTGCCGGTGACGGTTGTCAGGGTCAGCCCTTTGTCCTGCTTGGCAGGCTCCTGTGCCTGCAGCAATGCTGCTCCTATAACGAAAAACAAAAAAGCGGTGAAAAATCTGCGCATAAAAATCCTTTTCTTGATCAGATATTAAAGGAATTATAGCAGGCGGGTATGTCAAAGAGTAAACGAGACTAAACGAAGATCCATTCGACGATCCTGGAGACCTCTTGGGTGATATAACATTTGATGCTGCTCTCTTCCAGTGGCTTGGCGGGGAGGACCGCTTTGGCAAAGCCCTGGGTCTCCAATTCCCGGAGCCGCTGCTGCAGCGCCGGGACTTCACGCACTTCACCCGTGAGGCTCACTTCACCGATGAAAACGGTCCCGGCGCTGAGCTCCCGGTCCCGATAACTGCTGAGTATCGCCGCGATCACCGCCAGATCGGCCGCCGGTTCGTTGATCCGGATCCCGCCGCTGACATTGACGAAGACATCGTAGGTCCCCAGGGGCAGGTCGAGTTTTTTCTCCAGGAGGGCGAGGAGCATCTGCAGGCGGTTGTTGTCGTATCCGGTAGAGCTGCGGCGGGGGTGGCCGTAGGATTCGGCAACAAGGGCCTGGATCTCGATGACGATGGGGCGGCTTCCTTCCATAATCACGGTCAGAGCCGATCCCGCCTGGAGCTTCTCTTTGTCGAAGAATTTTCCGGCGATGGAGACGGCATCCTTGAGCCCCTGCCGGGTCATTTCGAAGATCCCCACTTCGTTGGTGGAACCGAAGCGGTTTTTGAACCCCCGCAGCAGCCTCAGTTCCGAATTGGAGTCTCCTTCGAAATAGAGGACGGTGTCGACCATATGCTCCAGGACCCTTGGGCCGGCGATGGAGCCCTCTTTGGTGATGTGGCCGATGATGAAGATGGGGATTTGTCGGCTTTTGGCCAGGCGCATCAATTCGAAGGTGATGGTGCGCACCTGGGTGACGGAGCCGGGGGCCGAAGGTGTCTCATCGGAATAAAGGGTCTGGA is a window of Nitratifractor salsuginis DSM 16511 DNA encoding:
- the radA gene encoding DNA repair protein RadA translates to MAKKKTLFECQSCGFQTPRWMGKCPNCGEWESLIELSSDQIKFLQETQSLQKSSGPAKARPITEVGEEHFERFPSGSRELDLVLGGGIVPGSLTLIGGAPGIGKSTLLLEIAGNLAQQKRRVLYVSGEESAGQIKLRANRLDANHPELYLLSEINLEKVLTEIEKRDYDFIVVDSIQTLYSDETPSAPGSVTQVRTITFELMRLAKSRQIPIFIIGHITKEGSIAGPRVLEHMVDTVLYFEGDSNSELRLLRGFKNRFGSTNEVGIFEMTRQGLKDAVSIAGKFFDKEKLQAGSALTVIMEGSRPIVIEIQALVAESYGHPRRSSTGYDNNRLQMLLALLEKKLDLPLGTYDVFVNVSGGIRINEPAADLAVIAAILSSYRDRELSAGTVFIGEVSLTGEVREVPALQQRLRELETQGFAKAVLPAKPLEESSIKCYITQEVSRIVEWIFV
- a CDS encoding divergent polysaccharide deacetylase family protein, which codes for MGLKKKRSARERAVKKRSELRQRTLRRFALSVLGLLGMSTVLGLALLAGGGETKSSRPTYLAHKTSTVTVAPKQPSLVGEEYPKEDRVGFGLEDLIEKTRKRAKGKNESPSTKATPKKSSSPELVLIIDDVSQPRQLAAIRKLPFPVTPSIFPPSQMNKHTPKLAKGLRHYMIHFPLESGSKKMNRFEKTLFVRDDPAKVRKRVEEIRHLFPSARFLNNHTGSVFTSNYRAMYRLYGFLKKEGFIFLDSRTSGHSKVRKIAAEYHMPYLGRDVFLDNVQIPQAVRTQLKRAVRLAKKRGYAIAIGHPHPVTLRVLKQAASLLKGVKAVYLDDFYREHYGR
- a CDS encoding DNA-processing protein DprA yields the protein MAADLLEELPAEFETLKKPPERLWYLGNPELLKRRKVSIVGTRRPSAYTREMTHRLAKELAARGVVVVSGAAMGVDAIAHQGAGPASTIAVLGTGVDLRYPAVNAPLIESIEKEGLLLSRFEPGMRATNWSFVVRNELVVALGEVLVITQADRQSGSMRSAEIAGKLGREIWVLPQRLGESEGTNDLLREGVAKPIYSIEEFADRFGTVPAKELPLDDFFYFCQKNPTVDEVLNRFGARLYEAELMGEVEIRDGRVRLA
- a CDS encoding TlpA family protein disulfide reductase, giving the protein MRRFFTAFLFFVIGAALLQAQEPAKQDKGLTLTTVTGKRLHIKGTENGLDIREYRGKILFLEFWGTHCPPCLMSIPHYIDLSKKYKGKLAVLAIEVQDTPADLLKSFVTKHKINYDVVDYRTGMPLVNYISRRAQWRGSIPFLLIFNSKGEYVTSQVGLLPEETLEGVIKTLEKMKTEKGNEQNNTTPAKPVAK